The following coding sequences lie in one Myxococcus xanthus genomic window:
- a CDS encoding choice-of-anchor X domain-containing protein, whose amino-acid sequence MNQSSKKFPGVLRAWTGVVATSLLAGCGGSESLPSEEPAAAAQEQAQTGAAPIIDSMDAIALDSELTSRTRSLIRAKLAQGQEHQQVPVVSDSGQALVLNDQGLNGDEQAGDGVFSAIGDVDFVTHRATQDRIREFQARNPQTPLTVATFDNRVRVSERALTPLSPDVFRPGVPISIFPAGISLAVKPENSLIITHPNVVNDPTRTYDPCTNAGNPNGVWTFNHLMREMASSYVSPANLTEHWLRQWTVNQNINGWTVPARPAMTARILTPWPRSSGGLELARSPFKLVAIVNRLDLGAGAGPSAYASGNAGELRFVFAAVDRSSGACGVRPFLVIFEYGVPHASCDAVRTWAQGWLNLSAPSMILGSSAYNAALASLTQQVVVRNAAPRKPNGSAINQIRTNEEWLRYPWELREFHLMGSGPSVNRLQGQSTVLTPGDSHNNTTVLRDFINANTPAILANSYTVPPTYPTSSTRFLGAFPWISSPTDSYWRASGISVNDARHIFSRNTCSGCHGRETRTEFTHIDENGTLSLFLATGMASPSTAYWVQDPVVTSLSRPFYEIQMRNTNLDSVANQSCLARAFDRPLLSAH is encoded by the coding sequence ATGAATCAGTCCTCCAAGAAGTTTCCAGGCGTGTTGCGCGCCTGGACTGGCGTCGTCGCCACATCTCTGCTCGCAGGGTGTGGTGGCTCCGAGTCCCTCCCTTCGGAGGAGCCGGCCGCCGCGGCGCAGGAGCAGGCGCAGACGGGCGCCGCGCCCATCATCGATTCGATGGATGCCATCGCGCTCGACAGCGAGCTGACGTCGAGGACGCGCAGCCTCATCCGCGCGAAGCTCGCGCAGGGGCAGGAGCATCAGCAGGTTCCCGTGGTATCGGACTCGGGGCAGGCGCTCGTGCTGAACGACCAGGGCCTCAATGGGGACGAGCAGGCCGGTGACGGCGTGTTCTCCGCCATTGGCGACGTGGACTTCGTCACGCACCGGGCCACGCAGGATCGCATTCGCGAGTTCCAGGCGCGCAATCCCCAGACGCCGCTGACGGTCGCGACCTTCGACAACCGCGTCCGCGTCTCCGAGCGCGCACTCACGCCGCTGTCGCCCGACGTCTTCCGGCCGGGTGTCCCCATCTCCATCTTCCCCGCGGGTATCTCCCTCGCGGTGAAGCCGGAGAACTCGCTCATCATCACCCACCCCAACGTGGTGAATGACCCGACGCGCACGTATGACCCGTGCACGAACGCCGGCAACCCGAATGGTGTGTGGACGTTCAACCACCTGATGCGGGAGATGGCGAGCTCGTACGTGTCGCCCGCAAACCTGACGGAGCACTGGCTGCGTCAGTGGACCGTGAACCAGAACATCAACGGCTGGACGGTGCCGGCGCGCCCGGCGATGACCGCGCGCATCCTCACGCCGTGGCCGCGCTCGAGCGGCGGGCTGGAGCTGGCGCGGTCGCCGTTCAAGCTGGTGGCCATCGTCAACCGCCTGGACCTGGGCGCCGGCGCGGGGCCGTCCGCCTACGCTTCCGGTAACGCGGGCGAGCTGCGCTTCGTCTTCGCCGCGGTGGATCGTTCAAGCGGGGCCTGTGGCGTGCGGCCCTTCCTGGTCATCTTCGAGTACGGCGTCCCGCACGCCAGCTGTGACGCGGTCCGCACCTGGGCGCAGGGGTGGCTGAACCTGTCGGCGCCGTCCATGATTCTGGGCAGCTCGGCGTACAACGCGGCGCTGGCGAGCCTCACGCAGCAGGTGGTGGTGCGCAACGCCGCGCCCCGCAAGCCGAACGGCAGCGCCATCAACCAGATCCGCACCAACGAGGAGTGGCTGCGCTATCCGTGGGAGCTGCGTGAGTTCCACCTGATGGGCTCGGGCCCCTCGGTGAACCGCCTGCAGGGCCAGTCGACGGTGCTGACGCCAGGCGATTCGCACAACAACACGACGGTGCTGCGTGACTTCATCAACGCGAACACGCCCGCCATCCTGGCCAACAGCTACACCGTGCCGCCGACGTACCCCACGTCGAGCACGCGGTTCCTCGGCGCGTTCCCGTGGATTTCGTCGCCGACGGACTCGTACTGGCGTGCGTCGGGCATCTCCGTCAACGACGCCCGTCACATCTTCTCGCGCAACACCTGCAGCGGCTGCCACGGCCGCGAAACGCGCACCGAGTTCACGCACATCGACGAAAACGGAACGCTGTCTCTCTTCCTCGCCACGGGCATGGCCAGTCCTTCCACGGCCTACTGGGTGCAGGACCCCGTCGTGACGTCGCTGAGCCGTCCGTTCTACGAAATCCAGATGCGCAACACGAACCTGGACAGCGTGGCGAACCAGTCCTGCCTGGCGCGCGCGTTCGACCGGCCTCTGCTCTCCGCGCACTGA
- a CDS encoding cysteine synthase A encodes MAPRIGTLWDSVGNTPLLRIGSLSRQTGCEILAKAEFMNPGGSIKDRAAKGMIQRAEAQGLLKPGGAIFEGTAGNTGIGLGLLGRERGYRVVVTMPDNQAREKYELLEAMGVEVRKVPAVPFANPNHFFHQARVLAEAQGGFWANQFENPANGDYHYETTGPEIWEQCEGRVDVLVASVGSGGTMGGVSRYLKEKNPSVRVVLVDPPGSGLFTFVREGRMEGPGSSITEGIGIMRLTENFRRARVDEAMRLGDQEMVEMLYHLAREDALVVGTSAALNVRAAWELARRHRGEGLRIVTFLCDHGSRYASKVFNPEFLASKQLEVRPLPEV; translated from the coding sequence ATGGCGCCTCGCATTGGAACGCTCTGGGACTCCGTCGGAAACACCCCGCTGCTGCGCATCGGCTCGCTGAGCCGACAGACGGGGTGTGAAATCCTCGCGAAGGCCGAGTTCATGAACCCCGGCGGCAGCATCAAGGACCGCGCCGCGAAGGGGATGATTCAGCGCGCGGAGGCGCAGGGCCTGCTGAAGCCGGGCGGCGCCATCTTCGAGGGCACCGCGGGCAACACCGGCATCGGTCTGGGGCTGCTGGGCCGCGAGCGCGGGTACCGCGTGGTCGTCACCATGCCGGACAACCAGGCCCGCGAGAAGTACGAGCTGCTGGAGGCCATGGGCGTGGAGGTCCGCAAGGTCCCCGCCGTGCCCTTCGCCAATCCAAACCACTTCTTCCACCAGGCCCGCGTGCTGGCGGAAGCGCAGGGCGGCTTCTGGGCGAACCAGTTCGAGAACCCGGCCAACGGCGACTACCACTACGAGACGACGGGCCCCGAAATCTGGGAGCAGTGCGAGGGCCGCGTGGACGTGCTGGTGGCGTCCGTGGGCAGCGGTGGAACCATGGGCGGCGTCAGCCGTTACCTGAAGGAGAAGAACCCCTCCGTGCGCGTGGTGTTGGTGGATCCACCGGGCTCGGGCCTCTTCACCTTCGTGCGCGAAGGGCGCATGGAAGGGCCCGGTTCCTCCATCACCGAGGGCATTGGCATCATGCGCCTCACGGAGAACTTCCGCCGGGCCCGCGTGGACGAGGCCATGCGCCTGGGCGACCAGGAGATGGTGGAGATGCTCTACCACCTGGCCCGCGAGGACGCGCTGGTGGTGGGCACGTCGGCGGCCCTCAACGTGCGCGCCGCGTGGGAGCTGGCGCGCCGTCACCGGGGTGAGGGGCTGCGCATCGTGACCTTCCTGTGCGACCACGGCAGCCGCTACGCGTCGAAGGTGTTCAACCCGGAGTTCCTCGCGTCCAAGCAACTGGAGGTGAGGCCGCTTCCGGAGGTTTGA